One window of Rasiella rasia genomic DNA carries:
- the lpdA gene encoding dihydrolipoyl dehydrogenase: protein MSKYDIIVLGSGPGGYVAAIRASQLGFKTAIIEKESLGGVCLNWGCIPTKALLKSAQVFNYLQHAEDYGLTVSGADKNFGKVVERSRGVADGMSKGVQFLMKKNKIDVINGFGKLKAGKKIDVEGTEYSADHIIIATGARSRELPNLPQDGKKVIGYREAMSLEKQPKSMIVVGSGAIGVEFAHFYNAMGTDVTIVEYLPTLVPVEDEDVSKQFERSFKKAGVKVMTNASVEKVDTSGKTVKATVKTKKGEEVIEADVVLSAVGIVSNIENIGLEDVGIVTDKGKIMVNDWYQTNIPGYYAIGDVVPGQALAHVASAEGITCVEKIAGMHVEAIDYGNIPGCTYATPEIASVGMTEKQAKEAGYELKVGKFPFSASGKASAAGTKDGFVKVIFDAKYGEWLGCHMIGAGVTDMIAEAVLGRKLETTGHEVLKTIHPHPTMSEAVMEAVADAYGEVIHL, encoded by the coding sequence ATGAGTAAATACGATATCATTGTTCTTGGAAGTGGTCCTGGTGGCTATGTTGCTGCTATTCGCGCTTCGCAATTGGGCTTTAAAACAGCTATTATTGAAAAAGAAAGCCTAGGAGGCGTTTGTCTAAACTGGGGATGTATTCCAACCAAGGCATTGCTAAAAAGTGCTCAGGTATTTAACTATTTGCAGCACGCAGAAGACTATGGCCTTACCGTTTCTGGAGCCGATAAAAACTTTGGAAAAGTAGTAGAACGCAGTCGTGGCGTTGCCGATGGTATGAGTAAAGGCGTACAATTTTTGATGAAGAAGAACAAAATTGACGTTATAAATGGCTTCGGAAAGCTTAAAGCAGGCAAGAAAATAGATGTTGAGGGTACAGAATATAGTGCAGATCATATTATTATTGCCACTGGTGCAAGATCTAGAGAATTGCCAAATCTTCCACAAGATGGGAAGAAGGTAATAGGATATAGAGAAGCAATGAGCTTAGAGAAACAGCCTAAATCTATGATTGTTGTAGGTAGTGGAGCTATTGGTGTAGAATTTGCACATTTCTATAACGCAATGGGTACCGATGTAACCATTGTAGAGTACCTCCCTACGCTAGTTCCTGTTGAAGATGAAGATGTTTCAAAGCAGTTTGAGCGTTCGTTTAAAAAAGCAGGAGTTAAGGTAATGACAAACGCTTCAGTAGAAAAAGTAGACACTTCAGGAAAAACAGTGAAAGCTACTGTAAAAACCAAAAAAGGAGAAGAAGTTATAGAAGCAGACGTTGTACTTTCAGCAGTAGGAATTGTTTCTAATATTGAGAATATCGGACTAGAGGATGTGGGTATCGTAACAGATAAGGGTAAGATTATGGTGAACGATTGGTACCAAACAAACATTCCAGGATATTATGCTATTGGAGACGTGGTGCCTGGCCAAGCATTAGCACACGTTGCTTCTGCAGAAGGGATTACATGTGTTGAAAAAATTGCTGGTATGCACGTAGAAGCTATTGACTACGGAAATATTCCTGGGTGTACGTATGCTACTCCAGAAATTGCAAGTGTTGGTATGACCGAAAAACAAGCGAAAGAAGCAGGTTATGAATTGAAGGTTGGTAAATTTCCATTTTCAGCTAGTGGAAAAGCAAGTGCTGCAGGCACCAAAGATGGCTTTGTAAAAGTAATTTTTGATGCTAAATACGGAGAATGGCTTGGCTGCCATATGATTGGCGCTGGGGTAACAGATATGATTGCCGAAGCCGTTTTAGGTAGAAAACTTGAAACAACTGGACATGAAGTTCTAAAAACCATTCACCCACACCCTACTATGAGTGAGGCTGTAATGGAAGCAGTTGCTGATGCGTATGGTGAGGTAATACACCTTTAA